A genome region from Brienomyrus brachyistius isolate T26 chromosome 23, BBRACH_0.4, whole genome shotgun sequence includes the following:
- the slc30a8 gene encoding zinc transporter 8 has protein sequence MFRKDPEKSHLVSEKEANMYTISMGSVPSEETRQKDSTASHCHDNSRALDDREREKQQARRRLYLVSIICLLFMIGEILGGYFAGSLAVMTDAAHLMVDFTSFLISLCSLWLSSRPPTYALSYGWHRAEILGALLSVFTIWLVTGVLVYLAVRRLIDDDYMIEGTVMLITSSCAVIANIIMAVTLHQSGHGHSHGGAGSHGHGHGKSGTGGQPQANASVRAAFVHVVGDLLQSISVLISAIIIFFKPEYKMADPICTFLFSIFVLGTTITIMKDILVVLMEGAPGGVKYSEIRDKILSVKGVSALHDLHLWALTMNQAVLSAHVALEDTAEPQPVLKEINQVCFTTYSFHSVTIQLEKQSDQKQGCGLCLTPQTLAPPPPPTEGHSC, from the exons ATGTTCAGGAAAGATCCAGAAAAATCTCATTTGGTTTCCGAGAAAGAAGCTAATATGTACACCATCTCTATGGGAAG CGTGCCAAGTGAGGAGACACGGCAGAAGGACAGTACCGCCAGCCACTGCCATGACAACAGCCGCGCGCTGGACGACAGAGAACGGGAGAAGCAGCAGGCGAGGAGGAGGCTTTACCTGGTTTCCATCATCTGCCTGCTCTTCATGATCGGCGAAATCCTGG GTGGCTACTTTGCTGGTAGCCTGGCAGTGATGACAGACGCGGCCCACTTGATGGTGGACTTCACAAGCTTCCTCATCAGCCTGTGCTCCCTCTGGCTctcctccagaccccccacataCGCACTAAGCTACGGCTGGCACCGGGCAG AAATCTTGGGCGCTCTGCTGTCAGTGTTCACAATTTGGCTGGTGACGGGGGTCCTGGTGTATCTGGCGGTCCGACGGCTCATCGACGACGACTACATGATCGAGGGCACCGTCATGCTGATCACTTCCAGCTGTGCTGTCATCGCCAACATCAT AATGGCCGTCACCCTGCACCAGTCTGGACACGGACACAGTCATGGGGGCGCCGGCTCCCACGGGCACGGACATGGAAAATCAGGCACGGGGGGGCAGCCACAGGCAAACGCCAGCGTGCGGGCGGCCTTCGTGCACGTGGTGGGGGACCTGCTACAGAGCATCAGCGTTCTGATCAGCGCCATCATCATCTTCTTCAAG CCGGAGTACAAGATGGCCGACCCCATATGCACATTCCTCTTCTCCATTTTCGTCCTGGGCACCACCATCACCATTATGAAAGACATCCTGGTGGTTCTCATGGAAG GTGCCCCAGGTGGGGTGAAGTACAGTGAGATCCGGGACAAGATCCTGTCTGTGAAGGGAGTGTCAGCGCTGCACGACCTGCACCTCTGGGCCCTCACCATGAACCAAGCGGTCCTGTCCGCTCACGTGGCATTAG aGGACACGGCGGAGCCACAGCCGGTGCTTAAGGAGATCAATCAGGTTTGCTTCACTACCTACAGCTTCCACTCCGTCACCATTCAGCTGGAGAAGCAGTCTGACCAGAAGCAGGGGTGTGGCTTGTGTCTGACCCCCCAAACactagcccctcccccccccccgacggaAGGACACTCCTGCTGA
- the med30 gene encoding mediator of RNA polymerase II transcription subunit 30, whose product MQGSFQQRNPSSVAMTTPPVAGACMTATPFPGQQAQAAREVNTASLCRIGQETVQDIVFRTMEIFQLLRNMQLPNGVTYHPNTHQDRLAKLQEHLRQLSVLFRKLRLVYDKCNENCAGLDPMPVEQLIPYVEEDSKHEEHSSQQSRYASDERREVLEVNKKLKQKNQQLKQIMDQLRNLIWEINSMLAVRN is encoded by the exons ATGCAGGGTAGTTTCCAGCAGCGAAATCCCTCCTCCGTCGCCATGACCACGCCCCCTGTGGCCGGGGCTTGCATGACGGCCACGCCCTTCCCCGGGCAGCAGGCGCAGGCGGCACGGGAGGTGAACACGGCATCGCTCTGCCGCATTGGACAGGAGACTGTGCAGGACATCGTCTTCAGGACCATGGAGATCTTCCAGCTGCTGAGGAACATGCAG CTGCCAAACGGCGTGACGTACCATCCCAACACACACCAGGACAGGCTGGCGAAGCTGCAGGAACACCTAAGGCAGCTCTCCGTCCTTTTCCGCAAGCTGCGCCTGGTGTACGACAAGTGCAACGAGAACTGCGCCGGCCTGGACCCCATGCCTGTCGAG CAGCTCATCCCATATGTTGAGGAGGACTCCAAACACGAGGAGCACTCATCCCAGCAGAGCCGCTATGCCAGCGACGAGAGGAGGGAAGTGCTTGAAGTCAATAAG AAGCTCAAACAGAAGAATCAACAGCTGAAGCAAATAATGGACCAACTCCGGAATCTCATCTGGGAGATAAATTCCATGCTCGCTGTGAGAAACTGa